A DNA window from Acropora palmata chromosome 12, jaAcrPala1.3, whole genome shotgun sequence contains the following coding sequences:
- the LOC141860505 gene encoding uncharacterized protein LOC141860505 isoform X2: MRTLALMTLINAFLLATLIALLQANVDEFKEHGKAISRGGHNGAFSFANFKQDKFSYLNITVLEKRLVDQMPECSFACLETSCFSFNLNAFPDIDNKLLCELLPVDKYNNTNEFIFSNVSHHFSIMTPCSSWPCKNNGTCVPLYEENDYKCACKRFTGRNCESDTDECSYENECHVNATCENTKGSYNCICLAGFQGDGRSCTVVRLRDSVIIGGNQTYFDLLSNWLNPVAQSNGQWILCWRASLHGWASSTFHSLCNNKGPTVSLIRDTKNNVFGGYASKSWRESGTRYDVSAFLFSLKNPTNDPRKLPHMAGKSYSMRDYAHVGPCFGQGIDLYIANNANKNSDSFEKLGYTYTVPSGRAGDPFLTGATRFTPSEVETFYETTP, encoded by the exons atgaGGACCCTTGCTTTGATGACATTAATCAATGCATTCCTCCTTGCAACACTTATCGCCCTCTTACAAGCAAATGTAGACG AGTTTAAAGAACATGGCAAAGCTATCAGTCGCGGTGGACACAATGGTGCTTTCAGTTTTGCAAACTTCAAGCAAGACAAATTCTCCTACTTGAATATCACTGTTCTTGAGAAACGTCTCGTTGATCAAATGCCCGAGTGCTCGTTTGCCTGTTTAGAAACATCAtgtttttcattcaacttGAACGCCTTTCCGGACATTGACAATAAACTGCTTTGTGAACTTCTCCCAGTGGACAAATACAACAACACTAATGAatttattttcagcaatgtttCTCACCACTTCAGCATCATG ACACCATGCAGCAGTTGGCCATGTAAGAACAATGGTACATGTGTGCCATTGTACGAAGAGAACGACTACAAGTGTGCCTGCAAAAGATTCACCGGTAGAAACTGTGAAAGTG ACACTGATGAATGTTCTTATGAAAACGAGTGTCACGTGAACGCCACATGTGAGAACACTAAAGGATCCTACAATTGCATCTGTTTGGCAGGATTTCAAGGTGATGGAAGAAGCTGCACCG TGGTCAGATTGAGAGATTCTGTTATTATTGGAGGCAATCAAACGTACTTTGATCTGTTGAGCAACTGGCTAAACCCCGTAGCACAAAGCAATGGTCAATGGATTCTCTGCTGGCGAGCCTCTTTGCATGGCTGGGCATCCTCGACCTTTCACTCCTTGTGTAATAACAAAGGACCAACTGTTTCCCTCATAAGAGACACCAAAAACAATGTGTTTGGGGGCTACGCAAGCAAATCATGGA GAGAATCTGGTACAAGGTATGATGTCAGTGCTTTCTTGTTCTCGCTGAAAAACCCGACTAATGACCCGCGCAAACTTCCTCATATGGCTGGTAAGTCATACTCTATGCGGGATTATGCCCATGTCGGCCCCTGCTTTGGACAGGGTATAGACCTTTACATTGCAAACAATGCTAACAAGAACAGTGattcctttgaaaaacttgGCTACACCTACACTGTACCATCAGGGCGAGCCGGTGACCCATTTTTGACAGGAGCGACTCGCTTCACACCAAGCGAAGTAGAAACATTTTACGAAACAACTCCTTAA
- the LOC141860507 gene encoding galactosylgalactosylxylosylprotein 3-beta-glucuronosyltransferase 3-like produces the protein MAIMNRARFTKRWTLLMAMAIIVYITLKHEPVTKIGHNGDRNNNLRKAAGVSSEESLSQASDPWEMRQKSFGVLSEDLLTRKGLRDELRRMKSQEQTFIANLIKARKTEEELRSYIDRLSQELHRVTTVQRKSGQSKEQHNILSDEKNLPTVFVVTPTFKRFVQKAELTRISQAFKAAKKLHWIVVEDSVQKTDLVGNFLKSSGLKYTHLNIRTPFTLRRHKKEFRRLKPRGVEQRNLAIEWLRKNIDPQRTSGVVYFADDDNTYDSQIFDEMRWIRGVGVWPVAFTGGARWAGPICKDGQVVNFHANWGLFRPFPVDMAAFAVNIKKLILDFPKAKFIALKRPGMLESSLLRQITTVKELEPVTQNCSKVYVWHTRTETPKDSILGERGLIKKGTPSDQNVET, from the exons ATGGCCATTATGAACAGAGCAAGATTCACGAAACGGTGGACGTTGCTCATGGCTATGGCCATTATAGTGTATATTACATTGAAACATGAGCCAGTAACCAAAATAGGACATAACGGTGACAGAAATAATAACCTGCGTAAAGCGGCAGGCGTATCATCTGAAG AATCGTTAAGCCAGGCAAGTGACCCCTGGGAAATGAGACAGAAATCGTTTGGTGTCTTATCAGAAGACCTTTTGACTCGGAAAGGTTTGAGAGACGAGCTTCGACGAATGAAAAGCCAGGAACAAACTTTTATTGCAAACTTgataaaagcaagaaaaacagAAGAGGAATTACGAAGCTATATTGACCGGTTATCTCAAGAACTCCACCGTGTTACAACCGTTCAAAGAAAATCTGGTCAGTCAAAAGAACAGCACAACATTCTGAGCGATGAAAAGAACTTACCTacagtttttgttgttacaCCTACTTTCAAGCGTTTTGTTCAGAAAGCTGAACTTACTCGCATCTCGCAAGCTTTCAAAGCTGCGAAAAAGCTTCATTGGATTGTTGTTGAAGATTCAGTGCAGAAAACAGATTTAGTTGGAAATTTCCTTAAAAGTTCAGGTTTGAAATACACTCATCTTAATATAAGGACGCCTTTTACTCTGCGACGGCACAAAAAGGAATTTCGACGACTTAAACCCCGTGGGGTGGAGCAAAGGAACCTTGCTATCGAGTGGTTACGGAAAAATATCGATCCTCAAAGGACATCTGGCGTGGTATATTTTGCTGATGACGATAACACGTACGACAGTCAAATTTTTGACGAG ATGCGCTGGATTCGAGGTGTTGGTGTTTGGCCAGTCGCCTTTACTGGAGGTGCTCGCTGGGCAGGCCCCATATGTAAAGATGGCCAGGTTGTTAATTTTCATGCCAATTGGGGGCTGTTCCGCCCGTTTCCTGTCGATATGGCTGCGTTTGCTGTAAATATTAAGAAGTTAATCTTGGATTTTCCTAAAGCTAAATTTATCGCGTTGAAGAGACCAGGAATGTTAGAGTCTTCCTTATTACGGCAAATAACTACGGTCAAAGAATTAGAGCCTGTGACACAAAACTGCAGTAAG GTTTACGTTTGGCACACTAGAACAGAGACACCAAAAGATAGCATTTTGGGAGAGCGAGGCTTGATAAAAAAAGGGACACCTTCAGACCAAAATGTTGAAACGTAG
- the LOC141859578 gene encoding uncharacterized protein KIAA1958-like, with protein sequence MAALNQERFTPATDDTIEELRNGAKNVSTSKSTSFWLSVWKTWCEGKGIALEIEGHEPAELKRLLEKFYAEVKNKNSEDYVPDSLRVMIAAFDRHLKDKQYPLSIVRDREFHSSKQVLEGKAKLLRQAGRGKRPNKARNLTKEEEELLWKENKFGSTTPEALVNTMWWLLTQHFGLRGQQEHHDMKVDDLTSSYAKMTMTWSSYSSLKGRPKPDKEVCAQSTAIFIHECLPLVEKDAQWLFLSSL encoded by the coding sequence ATGGCTGCATTAAATCAAGAAAGGTTTACTCCGGCCACTGACGATACAATAGAAGAACTGCGAAATGGTGCAAAAAATGTCAGCACCAGCAAAAGTACGTCGTTTTGGCTAAGTGTGTGGAAGACGTGGTGCGAAGGAAAGGGCATAGCTTTGGAAATCGAGGGACACGAACCGGCTGAACTGAAGAGATTACTTGAGAAATTCTACGCCGAAGTGAAGAACAAGAACAGCGAAGATTATGTGCCAGACAGCCTCAGAGTCATGATTGCTGCCTTCGACAGACATTTGAAAGACAAACAGTATCCGCTGTCAATTGTAAGAGACCGGGAATTCCACTCGTCGAAACAGGTCTTGGAGGGAAAAGCGAAATTACTGCGACAGGCCGGTCGTGGTAAGCGCCCCAACAAAGCAAgaaatttaacaaaagaagaagaagaattgcTATGGAAGGAGAACAAGTTCGGAAGTACAACCCCAGAGGCATTAGTAAACACAATGTGGTGGTTACTTACCCAGCATTTTGGTCTCCGCGGCCAGCAAGAACATCACGACATGAAAGTGGATGACTTAACTTCCAGCTATGCAAAGATGACAATGACGTGGAGTTCGTACAGTTCACTGAAGGGCAGACCAAAACCCGACAAGGAGGTTTGCGCACAAAGCACCGCGATTTTCATTCACGAATGTTTGCCGTTGGTGGAGAAAGATGCCCAGTGGCTCTTTTTAAGCAGTTTGTGA
- the LOC141859576 gene encoding uncharacterized protein LOC141859576, with product MQIQQIQQIVPSWEIRLSGQHARNVFNLIYIQPERQQPSSCSSDRFAVPKFLLTNICSLVKTKNRVRAVVALEADLNNNDIDACIVSETHLKPDIPDSVVNTPSYDIHRRDRNWLGNDMRNKGGIAIYTRNNLKVTNVYHAKLYELLCLKLRLPSEHNMLVYGLYHPPKFNYKECDLMDHVIEILDNELEQDPHITIVLGGDLNQLNLSRLETMSGLKSLVDFPTRGESCLDNYLTNREDLFNKCHPIQMLMKTDHKGVIMPAGSKLKPIRQKVQIRDVREHRKRNFYIALSSEDWDDVFTSTDVNCAVNTLENKIIDLMDSHMPLRTVSMSSRDPSWMSPLLKSMLRDKARISNFSKDRLNTINERICEVISENRRERPKRVGSRDWWNHVDATSQRRSSSTNMLLSNEELRELNEYFSNLCTDNSYTEPLNVAIDDDEEVPELTELQVWNCITHLKNTAMGPDRIPFWIWKDNTEILVPVVTKIWNLSLASHTWPTSWKRATIKPLPKVEIPKSYQDYRGINITPVIARAFERIVYQNYVKGTLEKNLTPTQFAYRQGGNCTNALLSIQNEVYKHLDNTRCKAVRMFAMDFSKAFDSVNHDRLARKLRTLGLNSYLHNWYLSFLKERQQRVAWSHNVCEWKAVNQGTTQGSVSGPYLFIVFLNDLDVTLNSQSCIVKYADDSTIISPVYNNCDIS from the coding sequence ATGCAAATCCAGCAAATTCAGCAAATTGTACCCTCTTGGGAAATACGATTATCTGGACAGCATGCAAGGAATGTATTCAACTTGATCTATATCCAACCGGAACGGCAGCAACCATCTTCATGCTCGTCTGATCGCTTTGCGGTGCCTAAATTTCTTCTGACAAATATATGCAGTCttgtaaaaaccaaaaacagaGTTAGGGCAGTGGTGGCACTGGAAGCGGATCTGAACAACAATGATATTGATGCGTGTATTGTGTCTGAAACTCATCTCAAGCCAGATATACCAGACTCAGTGGTGAATACTCCCAGCTACGATATCCACAGGAGAGATAGAAACTGGTTGGGAAACGATATGCGCAACAAAGGTGGGATTGCCATCTACACCAGGAACAATCTTAAAGTTACGAATGTATATCATGCAAAACTATACGAACTTCTGTGTCTGAAACTAAGACTACCATCTGAACACAATATGTTAGTCTATGGTCTCTACCATCCACCgaaatttaattataaagAATGTGATCTAATGGATCATGTCATAGAAATCCTGGACAACGAGTTAGAACAAGATCCTCATATCACTATTGTACTTGGTGGAGATTTAAACCAACTTAATCTATCTAGACTAGAAACAATGTCCGGACTTAAATCGCTTGTAGATTTTCCTACAAGGGGCGAGTCATGTTTAGATAATTACTTAACCAACCGTGAAGATCTTTTTAACAAATGTCATCCAATCCAAATGCTGATGAAAACTGACCACAAAGGCGTTATTATGCCAGCTGGATCTAAACTTAAACCAATTCGCCAGAAAGTGCAAATACGAGACGTCAGAGAACATCGCAAAAGGAACTTTTACATTGCCTTGAGTAGTGAGGACTGGGATGATGTCTTCACTTCAACTGACGTCAATTGTGCTGTGAATACACTCGAAAATAAGATCATCGATTTAATGGATAGTCATATGCCTTTACGAACGGTCAGCATGTCATCACGTGACCCTAGCTGGATGTCTCCACTATTGAAATCTATGTTAAGAGATAAGGCAAGAATATCTAACTTTAGCAAAGATCGTCTGAATACTATCAATGAACGCATCTGTGAAGTGATCTCCGAAAACAGACGAGAACGCCCAAAAAGGGTAGGAAGTCGTGATTGGTGGAACCATGTCGATGCTACTTCCCAACGACGCAGCTCTTCTACCAACATGTTACTAAGTAATGAAGAACTTCGTGAGCTAAATGAATATTTCAGTAACCTCTGTACTGACAACTCATATACAGAGCCATTAAACGTTGCTatcgatgatgatgaagaagtACCGGAGCTCACAGAGCTGCAAGTATGGAATTGCATAACTCATTTAAAGAACACTGCTATGGGCCCAGACCGGATACCTTTTTGGATCTGGAAAGATAATACTGAAATCTTAGTTCCTGTGGTGACGAAAATCTGGAACCTGTCGCTGGCGAGTCACACTTGGCCTACCTCCTGGAAAAGAGCCACCATCAAGCCATTACCGAAAGTGGAGATACCAAAAAGTTATCAGGATTATCGTGGGATAAATATTACACCTGTAATCGCGAGAGCTTTTGAAAGGATTGTGTATCAGAACTATGTAAAGGGCACTTtggagaagaacttaaccCCTACCCAGTTTGCCTATCGCCAAGGAGGAAATTGTACAAACGCATTACTATCCATCCAAAACGAAGTCTACAAACATCTGGACAATACACGCTGTAAAGCTGTTCGAATGTTCGCGATGGACTTCAGTAAAGCGTTTGACTCGGTAAATCACGATCGTTTGGCAAGAAAGCTAAGGACTTTAGGCTTAAATAGCTATCTACATAATTGGTATCTTAGTTTCTTGAAGGAAAGACAGCAGCGTGTGGCATGGAGTCATAACGTCTGTGAATGGAAAGCAGTTAATCAAGGGACAACTCAAGGAAGTGTCAGTGGACCTTACCTTTTCATTGTATTTCTGAATGACTTAGATGTTACACTTAATAGTCAATCATGTATTGTGAAATACGCTGATGATTCAACTATAATCTCTCCGGTTTATAATAACTGTGATATATCATAA
- the LOC141860505 gene encoding uncharacterized protein LOC141860505 isoform X1, whose translation MRTLALMTLINAFLLATLIALLQANVDEFKEHGKAISRGGHNGAFSFANFKQDKFSYLNITVLEKRLVDQMPECSFACLETSCFSFNLNAFPDIDNKLLCELLPVDKYNNTNEFIFSNVSHHFSIMTPCSSWPCKNNGTCVPLYEENDYKCACKRFTGRNCESDFDECSSENECHTNATCTNTNGSYNCTCKGGFQGDGRNCNDTDECSYENECHVNATCENTKGSYNCICLAGFQGDGRSCTVVRLRDSVIIGGNQTYFDLLSNWLNPVAQSNGQWILCWRASLHGWASSTFHSLCNNKGPTVSLIRDTKNNVFGGYASKSWRESGTRYDVSAFLFSLKNPTNDPRKLPHMAGKSYSMRDYAHVGPCFGQGIDLYIANNANKNSDSFEKLGYTYTVPSGRAGDPFLTGATRFTPSEVETFYETTP comes from the exons atgaGGACCCTTGCTTTGATGACATTAATCAATGCATTCCTCCTTGCAACACTTATCGCCCTCTTACAAGCAAATGTAGACG AGTTTAAAGAACATGGCAAAGCTATCAGTCGCGGTGGACACAATGGTGCTTTCAGTTTTGCAAACTTCAAGCAAGACAAATTCTCCTACTTGAATATCACTGTTCTTGAGAAACGTCTCGTTGATCAAATGCCCGAGTGCTCGTTTGCCTGTTTAGAAACATCAtgtttttcattcaacttGAACGCCTTTCCGGACATTGACAATAAACTGCTTTGTGAACTTCTCCCAGTGGACAAATACAACAACACTAATGAatttattttcagcaatgtttCTCACCACTTCAGCATCATG ACACCATGCAGCAGTTGGCCATGTAAGAACAATGGTACATGTGTGCCATTGTACGAAGAGAACGACTACAAGTGTGCCTGCAAAAGATTCACCGGTAGAAACTGTGAAAGTG ATTTTGACGAGTGTTCTTCTGAAAACGAATGTCACACGAATGCAACATGTACGAATACGAATGGATCGTATAACTGCACCTGCAAGGGAGGCTTTCAAGGCGACGGGAGAAACTGCAATG ACACTGATGAATGTTCTTATGAAAACGAGTGTCACGTGAACGCCACATGTGAGAACACTAAAGGATCCTACAATTGCATCTGTTTGGCAGGATTTCAAGGTGATGGAAGAAGCTGCACCG TGGTCAGATTGAGAGATTCTGTTATTATTGGAGGCAATCAAACGTACTTTGATCTGTTGAGCAACTGGCTAAACCCCGTAGCACAAAGCAATGGTCAATGGATTCTCTGCTGGCGAGCCTCTTTGCATGGCTGGGCATCCTCGACCTTTCACTCCTTGTGTAATAACAAAGGACCAACTGTTTCCCTCATAAGAGACACCAAAAACAATGTGTTTGGGGGCTACGCAAGCAAATCATGGA GAGAATCTGGTACAAGGTATGATGTCAGTGCTTTCTTGTTCTCGCTGAAAAACCCGACTAATGACCCGCGCAAACTTCCTCATATGGCTGGTAAGTCATACTCTATGCGGGATTATGCCCATGTCGGCCCCTGCTTTGGACAGGGTATAGACCTTTACATTGCAAACAATGCTAACAAGAACAGTGattcctttgaaaaacttgGCTACACCTACACTGTACCATCAGGGCGAGCCGGTGACCCATTTTTGACAGGAGCGACTCGCTTCACACCAAGCGAAGTAGAAACATTTTACGAAACAACTCCTTAA
- the LOC141859577 gene encoding ATP-dependent DNA helicase Q4-like: protein MDSAAKESILPDRLSERLGGLILNYEQRLAVEALRSGKDVLAVLPTGFGKSVIYQSFVIAKDFSSIVVIVPLRSIIDDQLQSNDFGLKAVAFEKKPELVKDIAANKFQVIFAWTL from the coding sequence ATGGATTCGGCGGCCAAAGAAAGTATTTTACCTGACCGTTTATCTGAGCGCCTTGGCGGTCTGATTTTAAACTACGAACAGAGGCTTGCTGTTGAAGCACTAAGGTCAGGAAAAGATGTTTTAGCGGTATTACCGACTGGCTTCGGTAAATCTGTCATCTACCAAAGCTTCGTTATCGCGAAGGATTTCTCTTCCATCGTTGTCATTGTTCCTCTTCGGAGTATCATCGATGATCAACTACAGTCAAATGATTTTGGCCTGAAAGCAGTTGCTTTCGAGAAGAAACCAGAGTTGGTGAAAGACATTGCTGCCAACAAATTTCAAGTGATTTTTGCTTGGACGTTGTAA